One segment of Ascidiaceihabitans donghaensis DNA contains the following:
- a CDS encoding acetoacetate--CoA ligase produces the protein MTNPVLWTPSADRYNTSTMAEFERFLHEKNGLTFSDYNEMWGWSVTDLNAFWSAIWAFFDIQSSTPFDKMLSRSVMPGAQWCDGAHVNYAQNILRHADVRPDADALCVQSETFGTQTLSWTELRQKVANFADHLRGCGVVKGDRVVAILPNTETALIAFLATASLGAIWSLCAPDMGHVAVLDRFRQIEPKVLIAQNSYVHAGKHVDRSAVVAQIADGLPSVRHKLLVAAHTDGTGGALQGWAPFQAACDGHAQLDYAQVPFDHPLWIVYSSGTTGNPKPIVHGHGGIMLEAAKQSLHHDLTHKDRFSWITSSGWIMWNAQWMALGQGACVCLFDGAPHHPDLMAVWKFVASQKLTFFGAGAAFFDGCRKVGITPRDAVDLDCLRSIGSTGSPLSSDAYDWIYNDVKADVWLAPISGGTDLAGAFVLGHPGMAVRAGEMQCRALGNAVHAFDGAGNTLTGEVGELVCTQPLPSMPLFFWGDDDGSRLYDSYYDMYPGIWRHGDWIEIRADGSSVIYGRSDATINRKGLRMGSAEIYQAVEALDEVLDSLVVDLEFLGRDSFMPLFVVTRGALTDTTKQDINAAIRTAVSPRFVPNEIVSVDEIPRTLSGKKLEVPVKKLLLGGNPNTVVNRDSMANPDSFDFFIAFAQDLNT, from the coding sequence ATGACCAACCCTGTTTTATGGACCCCCAGCGCAGATCGTTACAACACGTCGACTATGGCGGAATTTGAACGGTTTTTACATGAGAAAAACGGTCTAACATTCTCTGATTACAATGAAATGTGGGGCTGGAGTGTCACTGACCTTAACGCGTTTTGGTCTGCGATCTGGGCGTTTTTCGACATTCAGTCCTCGACGCCTTTCGACAAAATGCTGTCTCGCTCCGTCATGCCCGGGGCGCAATGGTGCGACGGGGCACATGTCAACTATGCGCAAAACATCTTGCGTCATGCAGATGTGCGTCCCGATGCAGACGCGCTGTGTGTTCAGTCTGAAACCTTTGGAACCCAGACGTTGAGCTGGACGGAGCTGCGCCAAAAAGTGGCCAATTTTGCGGATCATTTGCGGGGCTGCGGCGTTGTGAAAGGCGACCGCGTTGTTGCAATTTTGCCCAACACCGAAACGGCGCTGATTGCGTTTTTAGCCACAGCCAGTCTTGGGGCGATTTGGTCGCTTTGCGCACCCGATATGGGCCATGTCGCGGTTCTGGACAGGTTCCGTCAGATCGAACCAAAGGTCTTGATTGCGCAAAACAGCTATGTGCATGCGGGCAAACACGTTGATCGCAGTGCCGTTGTGGCGCAAATCGCCGACGGTTTGCCATCGGTGCGCCACAAGCTGCTTGTGGCGGCTCACACCGATGGAACTGGCGGAGCACTGCAAGGTTGGGCCCCGTTTCAGGCTGCCTGTGACGGGCATGCGCAATTGGACTATGCACAAGTGCCGTTCGATCATCCTTTGTGGATTGTCTACAGCTCTGGAACCACTGGCAATCCCAAGCCTATTGTGCACGGCCACGGCGGCATCATGTTAGAAGCTGCCAAGCAGTCTTTGCATCATGATTTGACCCACAAAGACCGCTTTTCGTGGATCACGTCCTCGGGATGGATCATGTGGAACGCACAGTGGATGGCTTTGGGGCAGGGCGCATGTGTATGCCTGTTCGACGGCGCACCGCACCATCCCGATTTGATGGCGGTCTGGAAATTTGTGGCGTCGCAAAAGCTTACGTTTTTCGGGGCAGGGGCTGCGTTTTTCGACGGATGCCGCAAAGTTGGTATCACACCGCGTGACGCTGTGGACTTAGATTGTCTGCGCTCCATCGGATCGACGGGATCGCCTTTGTCGTCGGATGCCTACGACTGGATTTACAATGACGTGAAAGCGGACGTGTGGTTGGCGCCTATTTCGGGTGGCACGGACCTTGCAGGTGCGTTTGTGCTGGGGCACCCGGGCATGGCCGTACGTGCCGGAGAAATGCAATGTCGCGCGTTGGGTAATGCAGTCCATGCGTTTGACGGGGCAGGCAACACGTTGACCGGGGAAGTGGGGGAATTGGTGTGTACCCAGCCTTTGCCCTCCATGCCGCTCTTTTTCTGGGGTGACGACGATGGAAGCCGTTTGTACGACAGCTACTACGATATGTATCCCGGCATCTGGCGACATGGCGATTGGATCGAAATTCGCGCCGACGGGTCTTCGGTGATTTACGGACGCTCTGATGCCACGATCAATCGCAAAGGCTTGCGGATGGGATCGGCAGAAATCTATCAGGCGGTTGAAGCTTTGGATGAGGTGTTGGATTCACTGGTCGTTGATCTTGAATTTTTGGGCCGCGACAGCTTCATGCCGCTGTTTGTTGTCACACGAGGCGCTTTGACAGATACGACAAAGCAGGACATCAATGCAGCTATTCGCACGGCAGTGTCTCCGCGTTTTGTGCCAAATGAAATCGTCAGTGTTGATGAAATCCCGCGCACTCTCTCGGGTAAAAAGCTTGAAGTTCCTGTGAAAAAACTGCTGTTGGGGGGTAATCCGAACACTGTGGTGAACCGCGATTCCATGGCCAACCCAGACAGCTTCGATTTTTTCATCGCTTTTGCACAGGACCTGAATACATGA
- a CDS encoding SDR family NAD(P)-dependent oxidoreductase, which yields MFDLTGKVALLTGASKGMGFEMAKGLAEHGATVVISSRTQEDLDAAAAEINKAVGRDCAHGVAANIVHEDSLQALVDKTHEIAGKIDIVVGNAGVNPYFGPIAGISNKDYERTMNANVQSNLWLAKMVAPDMENGGSMMFTSSIGAFKASDMLGVYGMSKLALIGLVRNLATEFGPQGIRFNAICPGLIKTDFARELWDKPGVEEKYSKSIPLRRLGEPDDFAGLAVFLGSDASKYMTGQALTVCGGSSMWA from the coding sequence ATGTTTGATCTGACCGGAAAGGTGGCGCTGTTAACCGGCGCCTCCAAAGGCATGGGGTTCGAGATGGCCAAGGGCCTTGCCGAACATGGGGCCACGGTGGTGATCTCGTCGCGCACGCAAGAGGATCTGGATGCGGCGGCAGCGGAAATAAACAAGGCCGTGGGGCGTGATTGCGCCCACGGCGTCGCGGCCAACATCGTGCATGAAGACAGCTTGCAGGCGCTGGTGGACAAGACCCACGAGATTGCTGGCAAGATCGACATCGTGGTCGGCAACGCAGGTGTGAACCCTTATTTCGGGCCGATCGCAGGCATTTCGAACAAAGACTATGAACGCACGATGAACGCCAATGTGCAATCCAATCTGTGGCTGGCCAAGATGGTGGCTCCTGACATGGAAAACGGCGGGTCGATGATGTTCACCTCCTCTATCGGCGCGTTCAAAGCCTCCGATATGCTGGGGGTTTATGGCATGTCGAAACTTGCCCTGATCGGTTTGGTGCGCAACTTGGCCACGGAATTCGGGCCACAAGGCATCCGCTTTAACGCGATTTGCCCCGGTCTGATCAAAACCGACTTTGCCCGCGAACTTTGGGACAAACCGGGTGTGGAAGAGAAGTATTCCAAATCTATCCCGCTGCGTCGTTTGGGCGAGCCTGACGACTTTGCGGGCCTTGCAGTATTCCTTGGATCGGATGCCAGCAAATACATGACCGGACAGGCGCTAACCGTCTGTGGCGGTTCGAGCATGTGGGCGTAA
- a CDS encoding enoyl-CoA hydratase-related protein has translation MSYEFITTEKRGHILLVTMNRPDVYNAVHVDMHIEMSRCWDEFAADQDLWVAVLTGAGDKAFSAGNDLKATAMGGNKKPMPDTGFAGLSSRFDLEKPIIAAVNGFAMGGGFETALSCDILIASENAKFALPEVKVGFFAAASGVQRLSRYIGRLAAQEMMFTGRTIMADEALKMGCINEVVPHADLMDRAMAKAEELCTVSPSAVKATKRVLNAMMEGDGMAASIAHSREVIADLSKTDDFKEGVQAFVEKRKPNWVNK, from the coding sequence ATGAGCTACGAGTTTATCACGACCGAAAAACGCGGGCACATCCTGCTGGTGACCATGAATCGGCCTGACGTGTATAATGCCGTGCATGTGGACATGCACATCGAAATGTCGCGGTGCTGGGATGAGTTTGCCGCCGATCAGGACCTTTGGGTTGCTGTTCTGACAGGGGCTGGTGACAAAGCATTTTCCGCAGGCAATGACCTGAAAGCGACGGCTATGGGCGGCAACAAGAAACCCATGCCGGACACGGGCTTTGCCGGATTATCATCGCGCTTTGATCTGGAAAAACCGATCATCGCGGCCGTCAATGGCTTTGCCATGGGGGGTGGTTTTGAAACGGCGCTGTCATGCGATATTCTGATCGCCTCCGAGAACGCGAAATTCGCCTTGCCCGAGGTTAAAGTGGGCTTTTTTGCCGCCGCCTCCGGCGTACAACGCTTGTCGCGTTACATCGGACGCCTCGCAGCGCAGGAAATGATGTTCACAGGCCGCACGATCATGGCGGACGAGGCACTGAAAATGGGCTGCATCAACGAGGTGGTACCGCACGCCGACCTGATGGACCGTGCCATGGCCAAAGCCGAGGAACTGTGTACGGTATCCCCTTCTGCCGTCAAAGCCACAAAACGGGTGTTGAACGCCATGATGGAGGGCGACGGCATGGCCGCCAGCATCGCCCATTCACGTGAGGTGATCGCGGATCTCTCGAAAACAGATGACTTTAAAGAGGGCGTGCAAGCCTTTGTTGAAAAACGAAAACCCAATTGGGTAAACAAGTAA
- a CDS encoding enoyl-CoA hydratase/isomerase family protein: MTDTQWITQIKHDGGVIELSLNAAPVNALTPEKLMGYRDVLHQLGAEKEVKAIMLTSPLKVLSAGLNLKAAQDFNEAQQKAIVRGLNEGFLAQYSCPKPVICAVNGAAIAGGLFFVLAADHRIADTRAQFGLAEVRVGVDFPVGPMEIARATLDTNTLRRLILRGKPIGAEAALAAGLVDDVVEPDALHACALEAAQEFAQLPPKAFASIKHQIRGEVIAQIKTATTAEPDLWFTDETRPAMQKMLG, translated from the coding sequence ATGACAGACACACAGTGGATCACGCAGATAAAACACGACGGCGGTGTCATAGAGCTTTCTCTGAACGCGGCCCCCGTCAACGCGTTGACGCCGGAAAAGTTGATGGGGTACCGCGATGTCCTGCATCAATTGGGTGCGGAAAAGGAAGTGAAGGCCATTATGCTGACCAGCCCCTTGAAAGTCCTGTCTGCGGGACTGAACCTGAAAGCTGCTCAGGACTTTAATGAAGCGCAACAAAAAGCGATTGTGCGCGGGCTGAACGAAGGGTTTTTGGCCCAATACAGTTGCCCCAAGCCCGTCATATGCGCAGTCAACGGCGCGGCGATTGCGGGGGGGCTGTTTTTCGTTTTGGCTGCGGACCATCGCATCGCTGACACCCGCGCACAGTTTGGTTTGGCCGAGGTTCGTGTCGGTGTGGACTTCCCCGTTGGTCCGATGGAAATCGCCCGTGCCACCTTGGATACCAACACGTTGCGTCGTTTGATCTTACGTGGAAAACCCATCGGCGCCGAGGCCGCATTGGCGGCGGGCCTTGTGGACGATGTGGTTGAACCGGATGCCCTACATGCCTGCGCCCTTGAAGCGGCCCAAGAGTTTGCACAGCTTCCCCCAAAAGCCTTTGCATCCATCAAGCACCAGATCAGGGGCGAAGTGATTGCGCAAATAAAGACGGCCACAACGGCAGAGCCTGATTTGTGGTTCACCGACGAAACCCGGCCCGCCATGCAAAAGATGTTGGGGTAG
- a CDS encoding VOC family protein gives MIGYTTIGVNDMERAKAFYTGVFESKNAKVVIDSGRIAFIGTERGQPMLAVCEPYDKDDPTPGNGVMLAFPADDKAHADALYAKAIELGATCDGPPGQRIPDRFYGAYARDPDGNKICFYVFG, from the coding sequence ATGATTGGGTACACAACTATTGGTGTGAACGACATGGAGCGCGCCAAAGCGTTCTATACGGGCGTATTTGAGAGCAAGAACGCAAAGGTCGTGATCGATTCCGGGCGCATTGCCTTTATCGGAACCGAACGCGGGCAACCTATGCTGGCGGTGTGCGAGCCATACGATAAAGACGATCCAACGCCCGGCAATGGCGTAATGCTGGCGTTTCCAGCGGATGACAAGGCCCATGCCGATGCGCTTTATGCCAAGGCGATTGAGTTGGGGGCGACCTGCGATGGCCCTCCGGGGCAACGTATTCCTGATCGGTTTTATGGTGCGTATGCGCGTGATCCCGATGGCAACAAGATCTGCTTTTACGTCTTTGGCTAG
- a CDS encoding acyl-CoA thioesterase — protein MTETHQKLLDLLDLLALETLEVDLFRGTGQGGETPTRIFGGQVIGQALAAAYGTVTDRLCHSLHAYFIRPGDPEIPVIYQVDRARDGGSFTTRRVVAIQHGKQILNMSASFHVKEEGWNHQHPMPDVSAPENWPDRRDLRAEEADKLPEKFRKDFLRPRPIDIREVAPRDFFDPAPADDKNHLWFRMSEAAGCSPQMQHCLLAYASDMNLLGSSLRPHGLTWFKGEVMSASLDHAMWFHGTPQFQDWHLYSMDSPWTGNARGFNRGSIYDKNGTLIASTAQEGLVRPIKPRS, from the coding sequence ATGACTGAAACGCACCAGAAGCTGTTGGACCTGTTGGACCTGTTGGCGCTTGAAACGCTTGAAGTCGATTTGTTTCGCGGCACAGGGCAGGGTGGTGAAACGCCAACCCGCATCTTCGGCGGGCAGGTGATCGGACAGGCGCTTGCCGCGGCATATGGCACTGTGACAGACCGCTTGTGCCATTCGCTGCATGCTTATTTCATTCGGCCGGGTGATCCGGAAATACCCGTCATTTATCAAGTGGACCGCGCCCGCGACGGCGGCAGCTTCACAACGCGGCGGGTTGTGGCCATTCAGCATGGCAAACAGATCCTGAATATGTCCGCCAGCTTTCATGTGAAAGAAGAGGGCTGGAACCATCAGCATCCGATGCCCGATGTTTCTGCCCCGGAAAATTGGCCCGACCGTCGTGATTTACGCGCAGAAGAGGCCGACAAACTTCCCGAAAAGTTCCGTAAAGATTTTTTGCGGCCCCGTCCTATCGACATTCGCGAAGTCGCACCACGGGACTTTTTTGACCCGGCACCGGCAGACGACAAAAACCATCTGTGGTTTCGCATGTCTGAGGCAGCGGGGTGCAGCCCCCAAATGCAGCATTGCCTTTTGGCCTATGCATCTGACATGAACTTGCTGGGATCCTCTTTGCGGCCACATGGCCTGACGTGGTTCAAAGGCGAAGTGATGTCAGCCAGCCTCGATCACGCCATGTGGTTTCATGGCACTCCGCAATTCCAGGACTGGCATCTCTACTCAATGGACAGCCCATGGACCGGCAATGCGCGTGGCTTCAACCGCGGCAGCATATACGACAAAAACGGAACGCTGATCGCTTCAACCGCTCAAGAAGGACTGGTCCGCCCCATCAAACCCCGCAGCTGA
- a CDS encoding acyl-CoA dehydrogenase family protein, translated as MSEPLELNNLEMSEKAKPLLAAVIKHIRENVDPITEEFHRLGEGRADRWSYAPGQLELLETAKQKARESGLWNFFLPNAETGEGLANLDYAYIAAELGKNPLASETLNCSAPDTGNMEVLERIGTQQQKDAWLKPLLAGEIRSAFAMTEPDKASSDAKNIGMTAVLENGEWVMNGEKYYISGAGDPRCKIMIVMVKTSPDAEPFRQQSQILVPIDTPGVDILGPMHVFGHDDAPHGHMHIRFTNVRVPEENILWGEGKGFEISQVRLGPGRIHHCMRSIGQAEKALDLLIERGLSRVAFGKKIMDLGKNMETVSRAKIEIESMRLLVLKAAKAMDVLGNKEARIWVSMIKAKVPEQVCDIIDQAMQVHGATGISQWSPLSNMYAQQRTLRYADGPDEVHHHVIARHEVKTYSESNARQDAAKKETKVTGSAGFMG; from the coding sequence ATGTCCGAACCATTGGAACTGAACAACCTGGAAATGTCCGAAAAGGCCAAACCGCTTCTGGCCGCCGTGATCAAGCACATCCGCGAAAACGTGGATCCGATCACAGAAGAATTCCACCGCCTTGGCGAAGGCCGCGCCGATCGTTGGTCTTATGCCCCCGGCCAGTTGGAATTGCTGGAAACAGCCAAGCAAAAGGCGCGTGAAAGCGGGCTTTGGAACTTCTTTTTGCCAAATGCAGAAACCGGCGAAGGTCTTGCGAACCTCGATTATGCCTACATCGCGGCAGAGCTGGGCAAGAACCCCCTTGCCTCTGAAACACTCAACTGCTCCGCGCCCGACACAGGCAACATGGAAGTGTTGGAACGCATTGGCACACAGCAGCAAAAAGATGCCTGGCTGAAACCTTTGCTTGCTGGTGAAATCCGCAGTGCGTTTGCAATGACGGAACCCGACAAAGCATCATCAGATGCAAAGAACATCGGCATGACCGCCGTGCTTGAAAACGGTGAATGGGTCATGAACGGCGAGAAATACTATATTTCCGGCGCTGGTGATCCGCGCTGTAAGATCATGATTGTTATGGTCAAAACATCGCCTGATGCGGAACCCTTCCGCCAGCAAAGCCAGATCCTTGTGCCTATCGACACCCCCGGCGTCGATATTCTTGGGCCGATGCATGTGTTTGGTCACGACGATGCGCCACACGGTCACATGCACATCCGCTTCACCAATGTGCGCGTGCCTGAGGAAAACATTCTGTGGGGCGAAGGCAAAGGGTTTGAAATCTCTCAGGTCCGTCTTGGGCCTGGCCGCATCCACCACTGCATGCGCTCTATCGGACAAGCGGAAAAGGCGCTGGATTTGCTGATTGAACGGGGGTTGTCCCGCGTGGCCTTTGGCAAAAAGATCATGGACCTTGGCAAGAACATGGAAACTGTGTCGCGTGCCAAAATCGAGATTGAATCCATGCGTCTTCTGGTGCTGAAAGCGGCAAAAGCCATGGATGTGCTTGGCAACAAAGAGGCCCGTATCTGGGTGTCGATGATCAAAGCCAAAGTCCCGGAGCAAGTGTGCGACATCATCGACCAAGCCATGCAAGTGCATGGCGCGACTGGTATTTCGCAGTGGTCGCCGCTGTCCAACATGTACGCGCAGCAACGCACATTGCGTTATGCGGATGGCCCCGATGAGGTGCACCATCACGTGATTGCCCGCCACGAAGTCAAAACCTATTCGGAATCCAACGCCCGTCAGGATGCGGCCAAGAAAGAAACCAAAGTCACAGGCTCTGCGGGGTTCATGGGATGA
- a CDS encoding SDR family oxidoreductase has translation MELKDKIIVVTGAASGIGKAMCVRYAAEGAKAIVCIDRDTAGAEATAKEMGGTAMTVDVAHEDQIVAMIHKVEAEIGPIDLFCSNAGISVAGGVEVPNDDWQRIWDINVMSHVWAARALVPLMAERGGGYLLNTSSAAGLLNQVGSAPYGVTKHAAVGLAEWMAMTYGDQGIKVSVLCPQAVRTEMTRGHEDHVAAIDGMMEPEPVAEACVQTIRDETFLVLPHKEVIGYMQAKTQNYDRWIGGMRKLNRKYGGFDA, from the coding sequence ATGGAACTCAAAGATAAAATCATTGTGGTAACCGGGGCTGCCAGTGGCATCGGCAAGGCCATGTGCGTCCGCTATGCGGCCGAGGGTGCAAAAGCGATTGTTTGCATAGACCGCGACACAGCAGGCGCTGAAGCAACCGCGAAAGAGATGGGCGGCACTGCCATGACAGTCGATGTCGCCCATGAGGACCAGATCGTAGCGATGATCCATAAAGTCGAGGCCGAGATTGGTCCGATTGATTTGTTCTGTTCCAACGCGGGCATTTCGGTGGCCGGTGGTGTCGAAGTGCCAAATGATGATTGGCAGCGCATTTGGGACATCAACGTCATGTCCCATGTTTGGGCCGCCCGTGCCTTGGTGCCGCTGATGGCGGAACGTGGTGGTGGTTACCTGCTGAACACCTCATCCGCCGCGGGGCTGTTGAACCAAGTGGGCAGTGCGCCCTACGGGGTCACAAAGCATGCCGCAGTCGGATTGGCAGAATGGATGGCCATGACATACGGCGATCAAGGGATCAAAGTGTCGGTTCTGTGTCCACAGGCGGTGCGCACCGAGATGACGCGCGGCCATGAAGATCACGTGGCGGCCATCGACGGGATGATGGAACCGGAGCCTGTCGCAGAAGCCTGCGTGCAGACAATCCGCGACGAGACGTTTCTGGTTCTGCCCCACAAGGAAGTGATTGGCTATATGCAAGCCAAGACGCAAAACTACGACCGTTGGATTGGCGGGATGCGCAAGCTTAACAGGAAATACGGCGGTTTTGACGCCTGA
- a CDS encoding serine hydrolase domain-containing protein, producing the protein MFNLDVSRLDRVKVWMQSYVDDGKFAGCATLVLENGHERFFHTAGYADVASRRPFERDTIARIYSMTKPVTTVALMILVERGLVHLDAPVSRFLPEFKDCRALRPGAKDIDDTVPCPCPTLHQLLTHTSGLSYPFNPGVLAAEMAEDDLVFKPDQGALADMCKAVAKLPLSFVPGTRWEYSVGIDVIGRVIEVITGQDLALTIQQMILDPLGMEDTGFSVRTGHQDRFASLYTPLMGDPLALNATQHGSDAPSLRCVDTNEGSPFLAASMASGGGGLVGTIDDYARFSEMLRLGGMFGDVRLLSTATVAFMMRNHLPGDIASMGPQSFAEQPMEGMGFGLGGAVVLDPARARSAGSVGDFSWGGMASTFFWIDPVQDLSVIFFTQLSPSSSYPARPELKALVHGALI; encoded by the coding sequence ATGTTCAATCTTGATGTGAGCCGTTTGGACCGTGTGAAAGTTTGGATGCAATCCTACGTCGATGACGGGAAGTTTGCAGGTTGCGCCACGCTTGTGCTTGAGAACGGCCATGAGCGGTTTTTCCATACCGCTGGGTACGCAGATGTTGCGTCCCGGCGACCGTTTGAGCGCGACACAATTGCACGCATCTATTCGATGACCAAACCTGTGACGACTGTGGCTTTGATGATTTTGGTCGAACGTGGCTTGGTGCATTTGGACGCGCCGGTGTCGCGGTTTCTACCGGAATTCAAAGACTGTCGCGCCCTCCGCCCCGGGGCAAAAGACATTGACGACACTGTGCCGTGCCCTTGTCCGACGTTGCACCAGTTGCTGACGCATACATCGGGTCTGAGCTATCCGTTCAACCCTGGTGTGCTGGCCGCCGAAATGGCTGAAGACGATCTTGTCTTTAAGCCTGATCAAGGCGCTTTGGCTGATATGTGCAAAGCGGTCGCCAAATTGCCGTTGTCCTTCGTGCCGGGCACACGTTGGGAATACTCGGTTGGCATTGATGTGATTGGACGCGTGATCGAGGTGATCACGGGCCAAGACCTGGCACTGACAATACAACAAATGATCCTGGATCCGTTGGGCATGGAAGACACAGGCTTTTCCGTGCGCACCGGTCACCAAGACCGTTTTGCATCCTTGTATACGCCCCTGATGGGCGACCCGCTTGCCTTGAATGCAACGCAACACGGCAGCGATGCACCATCCTTGCGTTGTGTCGATACCAACGAAGGGTCGCCCTTTCTGGCGGCGTCCATGGCGTCGGGCGGTGGGGGGCTGGTCGGCACAATTGACGATTATGCGCGCTTTTCTGAAATGCTGCGGCTGGGTGGAATGTTTGGGGATGTGCGATTGTTGTCCACAGCGACAGTCGCCTTCATGATGCGCAATCATTTGCCGGGCGACATTGCGTCTATGGGGCCGCAAAGTTTTGCGGAACAACCGATGGAAGGCATGGGTTTTGGATTGGGTGGCGCGGTTGTCCTTGATCCGGCCAGAGCGCGGTCTGCGGGATCTGTAGGGGATTTCAGTTGGGGCGGGATGGCGTCTACGTTTTTCTGGATTGATCCGGTTCAGGATCTTTCGGTGATCTTCTTCACGCAGCTCTCGCCGTCATCCTCCTATCCTGCACGCCCCGAATTGAAGGCCTTGGTTCACGGAGCATTGATATGA
- a CDS encoding 2-hydroxychromene-2-carboxylate isomerase: MQTIEFYYDFSSPNAYIAHKLLPGIAARTGAKLIYKPFLLGGVFKTTNNAPPLVAFREVAGKVDYMRVEMARFLERFEVPLKFNPYFPVNTVNLMRGAVYAQGKHWETAYIDRLFDAMWIEGRNLADSGVVDEVLNDVEVPQNNFNNATQDAGIKSQLAEVTQNAVNRGCFGSPTMFVGTEMFFGKDSLSDLEWRLGTQSP, from the coding sequence ATGCAAACGATTGAATTTTATTACGATTTCAGCAGCCCCAATGCCTATATCGCCCACAAACTGTTGCCCGGTATTGCGGCACGCACAGGCGCAAAGCTGATCTATAAACCGTTTTTATTGGGCGGCGTGTTCAAAACCACAAACAATGCACCTCCGCTGGTCGCGTTTCGTGAGGTGGCGGGAAAAGTAGACTACATGCGCGTCGAAATGGCCCGTTTTTTGGAACGCTTTGAGGTGCCGTTAAAATTCAATCCGTATTTTCCCGTCAATACCGTGAATTTGATGCGGGGGGCCGTCTATGCACAGGGCAAACACTGGGAAACAGCCTATATTGACCGGCTGTTTGACGCGATGTGGATCGAAGGCCGAAACCTCGCAGATTCTGGTGTCGTAGATGAGGTCCTCAACGATGTGGAAGTTCCGCAAAACAACTTTAATAATGCAACTCAAGATGCTGGAATAAAGTCACAATTGGCAGAAGTGACGCAAAATGCCGTGAATCGCGGGTGTTTTGGATCCCCCACGATGTTTGTGGGCACAGAGATGTTTTTTGGCAAAGATTCTTTAAGCGATTTGGAATGGCGGTTAGGCACGCAAAGTCCCTGA